A genomic segment from Dasypus novemcinctus isolate mDasNov1 chromosome X, mDasNov1.1.hap2, whole genome shotgun sequence encodes:
- the LOC101411780 gene encoding profilin-2-like, translated as MQCVGDISEEVWQDCITLFLQNGMCCDAAIITNSPPWLLASYPEGNLFQLTQEEIQILLARDGREKLFLQGITLAGTKCLLIRDNLYTEGNNTMDLRTKGQSRGSQAVTVVQIESVYLVVMGQKGKEGGPLNFKAFEMADCIREAIHQYMTHF; from the coding sequence ATGCAATGTGTAGGCGATATCAGCGAAGAGGTCTGGCAGGACTGCATCACCCTCTTCCTGCAGAATGGAATGTGCTGTGATGCAGCAATCATCACCAATTCCCCGCCTTGGTTATTAGCGTCTTACCCTGAAGGTAACTTGTTCCAGTTGACCCAGGAAGAAATTCAGATCTTGCTGGCAAGGGATGGGAGAGAGAAGTTGTTTCTCCAGGGAATCACCCTTGCAGGGACCAAATGCTTGTTGATTCGGGACAACCTGTACACTGAGGGCAACAACACCATGGATCTCCGCACCAAAGGCCAAAGCCGAGGTAGCCAGGCAGTGACTGTTGTTCAAATCGAATCTGTATACCTTGTGGTGATGGgacaaaagggaaaagaaggaggCCCTCTCAACTTCAAGGCTTTTGAAATGGCAGATTGCATCAGAGAAGCCATTCATCAATACATGACCCATTTCTAA